One region of Primulina tabacum isolate GXHZ01 chromosome 1, ASM2559414v2, whole genome shotgun sequence genomic DNA includes:
- the LOC142547848 gene encoding E3 ubiquitin-protein ligase RHF2A-like isoform X1: MVHYHSNYSGPSLIKLYQKMDVRHCRSFAYKYICRCQRRSECPICLQPISFKDPTSQELLDAVEHERKLRTNRPRNTSIFHHPTLGDFELQHLPISGSDSELEERIIQHLATSSATGRARQLARIEGRRSRSYAQGHPHFLVFSTHLNGPSATSVTSSANERDGSSTPSVVRIAASNSSLLTIGENSTSLTPLPSSAQGSIVVAHQHGMSSTNRYKESLTRSTQGWKEKLFTCSSSTSCHSAEVLREVDDGIVPACRLMDHLEIRDEDRTNVASISSGTVDSLSANPTEEQIIETSANLSVNDNSTQAPCVASSASS; encoded by the exons ATGGTCCACTACCATTCGAATTATTCCGGGCCATCTCTTATCAAGCTGTACCAAAAGATGGATGTTAGACATTGTCGATCATTTGCATATAAATATATCTGTAGGTGCCAGAGAAGATCCGAGTGCCCAATATGCTTGCAACCTATCAGCTTTAAGGATCCCACCAG CCAGGAATTGCTTGATGCTGTGGAGCATGAGAGGAAATTGCGAACAAACCGACCTAGAAATACCTCTATATTTCATCACCCAACCCTGGGAGACTTTGAGTTGCAACAT TTGCCAATTAGTGGGAGTGATTCTGAACTTGAAGAGCGGATTATTCAACACTTAGCCACTTCTTCTGCTACGGGCAGGGCTCGTCAGCTTGCTAGGATTGAAGGCCGGAGGAGTAGGTCATATGCTCAAGGTCATCCACATTTTTTGGTGTTTTCCACTCATCTTAATGGACCTTCTGCCACGTCGGTTACTTCTTCTGCCAATGAGAGAGATGGTTCCAGTACTCCCTCTGTAGTAAGGATAGCTGCCTCAAATTCTTCGTTACTCACTATTGGAGAAAATTCTACGTCCCTTACTCCACTTCCATCATCTGCCCAAGGATCAATTGTTGTTGCACATCAACATGGAATGTCCTCTACCAATCG GTACAAAGAATCATTAACTAGGAGCACACAAGGATGGAAGGAGAAATTGTTCACTTGCAGCAGTTCAACCTCTTGTCACAGCGCTGAAGTTCTTAGGGAGGTTGACGACGGTATTGTTCCTGCATGTCGACTCATGGATCATCTTGAAATACGAGACGAAGATAGAACCAATGTAGCTAGTATATCAAGTGGTACAGTGGATAGCTTGAGTGCAAATCCTACTGAAGAGCAGATTATAGAGACGAGTGCTAACCTTTCTGTGAATGATAACAGCACTCAAGCTCCTTGTGTAGCTAGTTCTGCTTCAAGCTAA
- the LOC142547848 gene encoding E3 ubiquitin-protein ligase RHF2A-like isoform X2, whose protein sequence is MVHYHSNYSGPSLIKLYQKMDVRHCRSFAYKYICRCQRRSECPICLQPISFKDPTSQELLDAVEHERKLRTNRPRNTSIFHHPTLGDFELQHLPISGSDSELEERIIQHLATSSATGRARQLARIEGRRSRSYAQGHPHFLVFSTHLNGPSATSVTSSANERDGSSTPSVVRIAASNSSLLTIGENSTSLTPLPSSAQGSIVVAHQHGMSSTNRRSPTQTFPSSRERVGSLDFQSFSESLKSPVSAW, encoded by the exons ATGGTCCACTACCATTCGAATTATTCCGGGCCATCTCTTATCAAGCTGTACCAAAAGATGGATGTTAGACATTGTCGATCATTTGCATATAAATATATCTGTAGGTGCCAGAGAAGATCCGAGTGCCCAATATGCTTGCAACCTATCAGCTTTAAGGATCCCACCAG CCAGGAATTGCTTGATGCTGTGGAGCATGAGAGGAAATTGCGAACAAACCGACCTAGAAATACCTCTATATTTCATCACCCAACCCTGGGAGACTTTGAGTTGCAACAT TTGCCAATTAGTGGGAGTGATTCTGAACTTGAAGAGCGGATTATTCAACACTTAGCCACTTCTTCTGCTACGGGCAGGGCTCGTCAGCTTGCTAGGATTGAAGGCCGGAGGAGTAGGTCATATGCTCAAGGTCATCCACATTTTTTGGTGTTTTCCACTCATCTTAATGGACCTTCTGCCACGTCGGTTACTTCTTCTGCCAATGAGAGAGATGGTTCCAGTACTCCCTCTGTAGTAAGGATAGCTGCCTCAAATTCTTCGTTACTCACTATTGGAGAAAATTCTACGTCCCTTACTCCACTTCCATCATCTGCCCAAGGATCAATTGTTGTTGCACATCAACATGGAATGTCCTCTACCAATCG GAGATCTCCTACCCAGACTTTCCCGAGTAGCCGAGAGAGAGTTGGATCATTAGATTTCCAGTCATTCTCGGAATCTCTGAAATCTCCTGTTAGTGCATGGTGA